The following are encoded in a window of Astyanax mexicanus isolate ESR-SI-001 chromosome 6, AstMex3_surface, whole genome shotgun sequence genomic DNA:
- the ctnnb1 gene encoding catenin beta-1 isoform X3, with amino-acid sequence MATQSDLMELDMAMEPDRKAAVSNWQQQSYLDSGIHSGATTTAPSLSGKGNPEDEDVDNQVLYEWEQGFNQNFNQDQVADIDGQYAMTRAQRVRAAMFPETLDEGMQIPSTQFDGAHPTNVQRLAEPSQMLKHAVVNLINYQDDAELATRAIPELTKLLNDEDQVVVNKAAVMVHQLSKKEASRHAIMRSPQMVSAIVRTMQNTNDVETARCTAGTLHNLSHHREGLLAIFKSGGIPALVKMLGSPVDSVLFYAITTLHNLLLHQEGAKMAVRLAGGLQKMVALLNKTNVKFLAITTDCLQILAYGNQESKLIILASGGPQALVNIMRTYTYEKLLWTTSRVLKVLSVCSSNKPAIVEAGGMQALGLHLTDPSQRLVQNCLWTLRNLSDAATKQTSLAEVDVLQEGMEGLLGTLVQLLGSDDINVVTCAAGILSNLTCNNYKNKMMVCQVGGIEALVRTVLRAGDREDITEPAICALRHLTSRHQDAEMAQNAVRLHYGLPVVVKLLHPPSHWPLIKATVGLIRNLALCPANHAPLREQGAIPRLVQLLVRAHQDTQRRTSMGGTQQQFVEGVRMEEIVEGCTGALHILARDIHNRIVIRGLNTIPLFVQLLYSPIENIQRVAAGVLCELAQDKEAAEAIEAEGATAPLTELLHSRNEGVATYAAAVLFRMSEDKPQDYKKRLSVELTSSLFRTEPMTWNETGDLGLDIGAQGEPLGYRQDAVLSDLNEPAL; translated from the exons ATGGCGACCCAGT CTGATCTGATGGAGCTGGACATGGCGATGGAGCCAGACCGCAAAGCAGCAGTCAGCAACTGGCAACAGCAATCGTACCTGGACTCTGGTATCCACTCTGGAGCCACCACAACTGCCCCTTCTCTCAGCGGGAAGGGCAATCCAGAGGATGAGGATGTGGACAACCAGGTGCTGTATGAGTGGGAACAGGGATTCAATCAGAACTTCAACCAGGACCAAGTGGCAG ACATTGATGGCCAGTATGCCATGACCAGAGCCCAGAGAGTAAGGGCGGCCATGTTTCCAGAAACACTGGATGAAGGCATGCAGATCCCTTCCACACAGTTTGATGGAGCACACCCTACCAATGTTCAGCGCCTGGCTGAACCCTCACAGATGCTCAAACATGCAGTGGTCAATCTCATCAACTACCAGGACGATGCAGAACTGGCCACACGTGCCATCCCTGAACTTACAAAGCTACTCAATGATGAGGATCag GTTGTGGTAAATAAAGCAGCAGTCATGGTGCATCAGCTGTCAAAGAAAGAGGCATCGCGCCATGCCATCATGCGCTCTCCTCAGATGGTTTCAGCCATAGTGAGGACGATGCAGAACACCAATGATGTGGAAACAGCCAGATGCACCGCCGGCACACTTCATAACCTCTCCCATCACAGAGAGGGGTTACTTGCTATCTTCAAATCAGGAGGAATTCCTGCTCTTGTCAAAATGCTTGG TTCTCCAGTGGACTCTGTACTGTTTTACGCCATCACGACCCTTCACAACCTGCTACTACACCAGGAGGGAGCCAAGATGGCTGTCCGTCTGGCTGGAGGCTTGCAGAAGATGGTGGCcttgttaaacaaaacaaacgtCAAATTCCTTGCCATAACAACAGACTGCCTTCAGATTCTGGCCTACGGCAATCAAGAGAGCAAG CTTATCATCCTCGCTAGTGGAGGCCCCCAGGCTCTGGTCAATATTATGAGGACGTACACATATGAGAAACTGCTGTGGACCACTAGCCGTGTGCTAAAAGTATTGTCTGTATGTTCCAGTAACAAGCCTGCCATTGTTGAAGCTG GTGGTATGCAGGCACTGGGTCTCCACCTCACAGACCCCAGTCAGCGACTGGTTCAGAACTGTCTGTGGACCCTCAGGAACCTCTCAGATGCTGCCACCAAACAG ACGTCCTTAGCTGAAGTAGATGTGCTGCAG GAGGGCATGGAGGGTCTGTTGGGCACGCTGGTTCAGCTCCTTGGTTCCGATGACATCAACGTAGTTACTTGTGCTGCTGGCATCCTGTCCAACCTTACCTGCAACAACTACAAGAACAAAATGATGGTATGCCAGGTGGGTGGCATCGAGGCTTTGGTGCGTACAGTCCTGCGTGCTGGAGACCGGGAAGACATTACTGAGCCGGCTATCTGTGCCCTTCGCCACCTCACCTCCAGACATCAGGATGCAGAGATGGCCCAGAATGCAGTGCGACTGCACTATGGTTTGCCAGTTGTTGTCAAACTCCTACACCCCCCTTCACATTGGCCTCTTATAAAG GCAACTGTTGGTTTGATCCGTAATCTGGCTCTGTGCCCTGCAAACCACGCACCTCTTAGGGAACAGGGTGCCATCCCTCGATTAGTCCAGCTGCTTGTCAGAGCCCATCAAGACACCCAAAGACGCACCTCCATGGGTGGCACACAACAACAGTTTGTG GAGGGAGTTCGTATGGAGGAAATTGTGGAGGGTTGCACTGGAGCATTACACATTCTTGCTAGAGACATTCACAACAGGATTGTCATCAGAGGACTCAACACCATTCCATTGTTTGTCCAG CTGCTATACTCCCCCATTGAGAACATTCAGCGTGTAGCTGCAGGCGTCCTTTGTGAGTTAGCCCAGGATAAGGAGGCGGCCGAGGCCATTGAGGCAGAGGGTGCTACTGCTCCTCTCACAGAGTTGCTTCACTCTAGAAATGAGGGTGTTG CCACGTATGCTGCAGCAGTGCTGTTCCGCATGTCTGAGGATAAACCCCAGGACTACAAGAAGAGGCTGTCTGTGGAGCTTACCAGTTCTCTTTTCAGGACTGAGCCCATGACCTGGAACGAG ACTGGAGACTTGGGTCTGGATATTGGTGCTCAGGGAGAACCTCTTGGCTACAGGCAGGATG CTGTATTGTCTGATCTGAATGAACCTGCATTGTGA
- the ctnnb1 gene encoding catenin beta-1 isoform X2, giving the protein MATQSDLMELDMAMEPDRKAAVSNWQQQSYLDSGIHSGATTTAPSLSGKGNPEDEDVDNQVLYEWEQGFNQNFNQDQVADIDGQYAMTRAQRVRAAMFPETLDEGMQIPSTQFDGAHPTNVQRLAEPSQMLKHAVVNLINYQDDAELATRAIPELTKLLNDEDQVVVNKAAVMVHQLSKKEASRHAIMRSPQMVSAIVRTMQNTNDVETARCTAGTLHNLSHHREGLLAIFKSGGIPALVKMLGSPVDSVLFYAITTLHNLLLHQEGAKMAVRLAGGLQKMVALLNKTNVKFLAITTDCLQILAYGNQESKLIILASGGPQALVNIMRTYTYEKLLWTTSRVLKVLSVCSSNKPAIVEAGGMQALGLHLTDPSQRLVQNCLWTLRNLSDAATKQEGMEGLLGTLVQLLGSDDINVVTCAAGILSNLTCNNYKNKMMVCQVGGIEALVRTVLRAGDREDITEPAICALRHLTSRHQDAEMAQNAVRLHYGLPVVVKLLHPPSHWPLIKATVGLIRNLALCPANHAPLREQGAIPRLVQLLVRAHQDTQRRTSMGGTQQQFVEGVRMEEIVEGCTGALHILARDIHNRIVIRGLNTIPLFVQLLYSPIENIQRVAAGVLCELAQDKEAAEAIEAEGATAPLTELLHSRNEGVATYAAAVLFRMSEDKPQDYKKRLSVELTSSLFRTEPMTWNETGDLGLDIGAQGEPLGYRQDDPSYRTYHAAGYGQDAMGMDPMMEHEMGGHHPGPDYPVDGLPDLGHTQDLIDGLPPGDSNQLAWFDTDL; this is encoded by the exons ATGGCGACCCAGT CTGATCTGATGGAGCTGGACATGGCGATGGAGCCAGACCGCAAAGCAGCAGTCAGCAACTGGCAACAGCAATCGTACCTGGACTCTGGTATCCACTCTGGAGCCACCACAACTGCCCCTTCTCTCAGCGGGAAGGGCAATCCAGAGGATGAGGATGTGGACAACCAGGTGCTGTATGAGTGGGAACAGGGATTCAATCAGAACTTCAACCAGGACCAAGTGGCAG ACATTGATGGCCAGTATGCCATGACCAGAGCCCAGAGAGTAAGGGCGGCCATGTTTCCAGAAACACTGGATGAAGGCATGCAGATCCCTTCCACACAGTTTGATGGAGCACACCCTACCAATGTTCAGCGCCTGGCTGAACCCTCACAGATGCTCAAACATGCAGTGGTCAATCTCATCAACTACCAGGACGATGCAGAACTGGCCACACGTGCCATCCCTGAACTTACAAAGCTACTCAATGATGAGGATCag GTTGTGGTAAATAAAGCAGCAGTCATGGTGCATCAGCTGTCAAAGAAAGAGGCATCGCGCCATGCCATCATGCGCTCTCCTCAGATGGTTTCAGCCATAGTGAGGACGATGCAGAACACCAATGATGTGGAAACAGCCAGATGCACCGCCGGCACACTTCATAACCTCTCCCATCACAGAGAGGGGTTACTTGCTATCTTCAAATCAGGAGGAATTCCTGCTCTTGTCAAAATGCTTGG TTCTCCAGTGGACTCTGTACTGTTTTACGCCATCACGACCCTTCACAACCTGCTACTACACCAGGAGGGAGCCAAGATGGCTGTCCGTCTGGCTGGAGGCTTGCAGAAGATGGTGGCcttgttaaacaaaacaaacgtCAAATTCCTTGCCATAACAACAGACTGCCTTCAGATTCTGGCCTACGGCAATCAAGAGAGCAAG CTTATCATCCTCGCTAGTGGAGGCCCCCAGGCTCTGGTCAATATTATGAGGACGTACACATATGAGAAACTGCTGTGGACCACTAGCCGTGTGCTAAAAGTATTGTCTGTATGTTCCAGTAACAAGCCTGCCATTGTTGAAGCTG GTGGTATGCAGGCACTGGGTCTCCACCTCACAGACCCCAGTCAGCGACTGGTTCAGAACTGTCTGTGGACCCTCAGGAACCTCTCAGATGCTGCCACCAAACAG GAGGGCATGGAGGGTCTGTTGGGCACGCTGGTTCAGCTCCTTGGTTCCGATGACATCAACGTAGTTACTTGTGCTGCTGGCATCCTGTCCAACCTTACCTGCAACAACTACAAGAACAAAATGATGGTATGCCAGGTGGGTGGCATCGAGGCTTTGGTGCGTACAGTCCTGCGTGCTGGAGACCGGGAAGACATTACTGAGCCGGCTATCTGTGCCCTTCGCCACCTCACCTCCAGACATCAGGATGCAGAGATGGCCCAGAATGCAGTGCGACTGCACTATGGTTTGCCAGTTGTTGTCAAACTCCTACACCCCCCTTCACATTGGCCTCTTATAAAG GCAACTGTTGGTTTGATCCGTAATCTGGCTCTGTGCCCTGCAAACCACGCACCTCTTAGGGAACAGGGTGCCATCCCTCGATTAGTCCAGCTGCTTGTCAGAGCCCATCAAGACACCCAAAGACGCACCTCCATGGGTGGCACACAACAACAGTTTGTG GAGGGAGTTCGTATGGAGGAAATTGTGGAGGGTTGCACTGGAGCATTACACATTCTTGCTAGAGACATTCACAACAGGATTGTCATCAGAGGACTCAACACCATTCCATTGTTTGTCCAG CTGCTATACTCCCCCATTGAGAACATTCAGCGTGTAGCTGCAGGCGTCCTTTGTGAGTTAGCCCAGGATAAGGAGGCGGCCGAGGCCATTGAGGCAGAGGGTGCTACTGCTCCTCTCACAGAGTTGCTTCACTCTAGAAATGAGGGTGTTG CCACGTATGCTGCAGCAGTGCTGTTCCGCATGTCTGAGGATAAACCCCAGGACTACAAGAAGAGGCTGTCTGTGGAGCTTACCAGTTCTCTTTTCAGGACTGAGCCCATGACCTGGAACGAG ACTGGAGACTTGGGTCTGGATATTGGTGCTCAGGGAGAACCTCTTGGCTACAGGCAGGATG ACCCCAGCTACCGCACCTACCACGCTGCCGGGTATGGGCAAGATGCCATGGGCATGGACCCCATGATGGAGCATGAAATGGGTGGCCACCACCCAGGACCGGACTACCCTGTGGATGGCCTGCCAGACCTTGGTCACACCCAGGACCTGATAGATGGCCTCCCCCCAGGCGACAGTAATCAGCTGGCTTGGTTTGATACTGATCTGTAA
- the ctnnb1 gene encoding catenin beta-1 isoform X1, whose protein sequence is MATQSDLMELDMAMEPDRKAAVSNWQQQSYLDSGIHSGATTTAPSLSGKGNPEDEDVDNQVLYEWEQGFNQNFNQDQVADIDGQYAMTRAQRVRAAMFPETLDEGMQIPSTQFDGAHPTNVQRLAEPSQMLKHAVVNLINYQDDAELATRAIPELTKLLNDEDQVVVNKAAVMVHQLSKKEASRHAIMRSPQMVSAIVRTMQNTNDVETARCTAGTLHNLSHHREGLLAIFKSGGIPALVKMLGSPVDSVLFYAITTLHNLLLHQEGAKMAVRLAGGLQKMVALLNKTNVKFLAITTDCLQILAYGNQESKLIILASGGPQALVNIMRTYTYEKLLWTTSRVLKVLSVCSSNKPAIVEAGGMQALGLHLTDPSQRLVQNCLWTLRNLSDAATKQTSLAEVDVLQEGMEGLLGTLVQLLGSDDINVVTCAAGILSNLTCNNYKNKMMVCQVGGIEALVRTVLRAGDREDITEPAICALRHLTSRHQDAEMAQNAVRLHYGLPVVVKLLHPPSHWPLIKATVGLIRNLALCPANHAPLREQGAIPRLVQLLVRAHQDTQRRTSMGGTQQQFVEGVRMEEIVEGCTGALHILARDIHNRIVIRGLNTIPLFVQLLYSPIENIQRVAAGVLCELAQDKEAAEAIEAEGATAPLTELLHSRNEGVATYAAAVLFRMSEDKPQDYKKRLSVELTSSLFRTEPMTWNETGDLGLDIGAQGEPLGYRQDDPSYRTYHAAGYGQDAMGMDPMMEHEMGGHHPGPDYPVDGLPDLGHTQDLIDGLPPGDSNQLAWFDTDL, encoded by the exons ATGGCGACCCAGT CTGATCTGATGGAGCTGGACATGGCGATGGAGCCAGACCGCAAAGCAGCAGTCAGCAACTGGCAACAGCAATCGTACCTGGACTCTGGTATCCACTCTGGAGCCACCACAACTGCCCCTTCTCTCAGCGGGAAGGGCAATCCAGAGGATGAGGATGTGGACAACCAGGTGCTGTATGAGTGGGAACAGGGATTCAATCAGAACTTCAACCAGGACCAAGTGGCAG ACATTGATGGCCAGTATGCCATGACCAGAGCCCAGAGAGTAAGGGCGGCCATGTTTCCAGAAACACTGGATGAAGGCATGCAGATCCCTTCCACACAGTTTGATGGAGCACACCCTACCAATGTTCAGCGCCTGGCTGAACCCTCACAGATGCTCAAACATGCAGTGGTCAATCTCATCAACTACCAGGACGATGCAGAACTGGCCACACGTGCCATCCCTGAACTTACAAAGCTACTCAATGATGAGGATCag GTTGTGGTAAATAAAGCAGCAGTCATGGTGCATCAGCTGTCAAAGAAAGAGGCATCGCGCCATGCCATCATGCGCTCTCCTCAGATGGTTTCAGCCATAGTGAGGACGATGCAGAACACCAATGATGTGGAAACAGCCAGATGCACCGCCGGCACACTTCATAACCTCTCCCATCACAGAGAGGGGTTACTTGCTATCTTCAAATCAGGAGGAATTCCTGCTCTTGTCAAAATGCTTGG TTCTCCAGTGGACTCTGTACTGTTTTACGCCATCACGACCCTTCACAACCTGCTACTACACCAGGAGGGAGCCAAGATGGCTGTCCGTCTGGCTGGAGGCTTGCAGAAGATGGTGGCcttgttaaacaaaacaaacgtCAAATTCCTTGCCATAACAACAGACTGCCTTCAGATTCTGGCCTACGGCAATCAAGAGAGCAAG CTTATCATCCTCGCTAGTGGAGGCCCCCAGGCTCTGGTCAATATTATGAGGACGTACACATATGAGAAACTGCTGTGGACCACTAGCCGTGTGCTAAAAGTATTGTCTGTATGTTCCAGTAACAAGCCTGCCATTGTTGAAGCTG GTGGTATGCAGGCACTGGGTCTCCACCTCACAGACCCCAGTCAGCGACTGGTTCAGAACTGTCTGTGGACCCTCAGGAACCTCTCAGATGCTGCCACCAAACAG ACGTCCTTAGCTGAAGTAGATGTGCTGCAG GAGGGCATGGAGGGTCTGTTGGGCACGCTGGTTCAGCTCCTTGGTTCCGATGACATCAACGTAGTTACTTGTGCTGCTGGCATCCTGTCCAACCTTACCTGCAACAACTACAAGAACAAAATGATGGTATGCCAGGTGGGTGGCATCGAGGCTTTGGTGCGTACAGTCCTGCGTGCTGGAGACCGGGAAGACATTACTGAGCCGGCTATCTGTGCCCTTCGCCACCTCACCTCCAGACATCAGGATGCAGAGATGGCCCAGAATGCAGTGCGACTGCACTATGGTTTGCCAGTTGTTGTCAAACTCCTACACCCCCCTTCACATTGGCCTCTTATAAAG GCAACTGTTGGTTTGATCCGTAATCTGGCTCTGTGCCCTGCAAACCACGCACCTCTTAGGGAACAGGGTGCCATCCCTCGATTAGTCCAGCTGCTTGTCAGAGCCCATCAAGACACCCAAAGACGCACCTCCATGGGTGGCACACAACAACAGTTTGTG GAGGGAGTTCGTATGGAGGAAATTGTGGAGGGTTGCACTGGAGCATTACACATTCTTGCTAGAGACATTCACAACAGGATTGTCATCAGAGGACTCAACACCATTCCATTGTTTGTCCAG CTGCTATACTCCCCCATTGAGAACATTCAGCGTGTAGCTGCAGGCGTCCTTTGTGAGTTAGCCCAGGATAAGGAGGCGGCCGAGGCCATTGAGGCAGAGGGTGCTACTGCTCCTCTCACAGAGTTGCTTCACTCTAGAAATGAGGGTGTTG CCACGTATGCTGCAGCAGTGCTGTTCCGCATGTCTGAGGATAAACCCCAGGACTACAAGAAGAGGCTGTCTGTGGAGCTTACCAGTTCTCTTTTCAGGACTGAGCCCATGACCTGGAACGAG ACTGGAGACTTGGGTCTGGATATTGGTGCTCAGGGAGAACCTCTTGGCTACAGGCAGGATG ACCCCAGCTACCGCACCTACCACGCTGCCGGGTATGGGCAAGATGCCATGGGCATGGACCCCATGATGGAGCATGAAATGGGTGGCCACCACCCAGGACCGGACTACCCTGTGGATGGCCTGCCAGACCTTGGTCACACCCAGGACCTGATAGATGGCCTCCCCCCAGGCGACAGTAATCAGCTGGCTTGGTTTGATACTGATCTGTAA